One Haliaeetus albicilla chromosome 11, bHalAlb1.1, whole genome shotgun sequence genomic window carries:
- the FGF8 gene encoding fibroblast growth factor 8 isoform X2, whose protein sequence is MDPCSSLFSYVLMHLFVLCLQAQHVREQSLVTDQLSRRLVRTYQLYSRTSGKHVQILDNKKINAMAEDGDVHAKLIVETDTFGSRVRIKGAATGFYICMNKKGKLIGKSNGKGKDCVFTEIVLENNYTALQNAKYEGWYMAFTRKGRPRKGSKTRQHQREVHFMKRLPKGHQTTEPHRRFEFLNYPFNRRSKRTRNSSSRAGP, encoded by the exons ATGGACCCCTGCTCCTCGCTCTTCAGCTACGT gttAATGCACTTGTTCGTCCTCTGCCTGCAAGCCCAG CATGTGAGGGAGCAGAGCCTGGTGACGGATCAGCTCAGCCGGCGGCTCGTCCGTACCTACCAGCTGTACAGCCGGACCAGTGGGAAACATGTGCAGATCTTGGACAACAAGAAAATCAATGCGATGGCAGAGGATGGGGATGTGCACG CCAAGCTCATCGTGGAGACGGACACCTTCGGGAGCCGCGTGCGCATCAAGGGGGCAGCCACAGGTTTCTACATCTGCATGAACAAGAAGGGGAAGCTGATCGGCAAG AGCAATGGCAAAGGCAAGGACTGCGTCTTCACGGAGATCGTCCTGGAGAACAACTACACAGCGCTGCAGAACGCCAAGTACGAGGGCTGGTACATGGCCTTCACCCGCAAGGGCCGCCCGCGCAAGGGCTCCAAGACCCGGCAGCACCAACGGGAGGTACATTTCATGAAGAGGCTTCCCAAGGGCCACCAGACCACCGAGCCCCACAGACGCTTTGAGTTCCTCAACTACCCCTTCAACCGGAGAAGTAAAAGGACTAGAAACTCCAGCTCCAGGGCAGGCCCTTGA
- the FGF8 gene encoding fibroblast growth factor 8 isoform X1 — MDPCSSLFSYVLMHLFVLCLQAQVTVQSPPNFTQHVREQSLVTDQLSRRLVRTYQLYSRTSGKHVQILDNKKINAMAEDGDVHAKLIVETDTFGSRVRIKGAATGFYICMNKKGKLIGKSNGKGKDCVFTEIVLENNYTALQNAKYEGWYMAFTRKGRPRKGSKTRQHQREVHFMKRLPKGHQTTEPHRRFEFLNYPFNRRSKRTRNSSSRAGP; from the exons ATGGACCCCTGCTCCTCGCTCTTCAGCTACGT gttAATGCACTTGTTCGTCCTCTGCCTGCAAGCCCAG GTAACTGTTCAGTCCCCACCTAATTTTACACAGCATGTGAGGGAGCAGAGCCTGGTGACGGATCAGCTCAGCCGGCGGCTCGTCCGTACCTACCAGCTGTACAGCCGGACCAGTGGGAAACATGTGCAGATCTTGGACAACAAGAAAATCAATGCGATGGCAGAGGATGGGGATGTGCACG CCAAGCTCATCGTGGAGACGGACACCTTCGGGAGCCGCGTGCGCATCAAGGGGGCAGCCACAGGTTTCTACATCTGCATGAACAAGAAGGGGAAGCTGATCGGCAAG AGCAATGGCAAAGGCAAGGACTGCGTCTTCACGGAGATCGTCCTGGAGAACAACTACACAGCGCTGCAGAACGCCAAGTACGAGGGCTGGTACATGGCCTTCACCCGCAAGGGCCGCCCGCGCAAGGGCTCCAAGACCCGGCAGCACCAACGGGAGGTACATTTCATGAAGAGGCTTCCCAAGGGCCACCAGACCACCGAGCCCCACAGACGCTTTGAGTTCCTCAACTACCCCTTCAACCGGAGAAGTAAAAGGACTAGAAACTCCAGCTCCAGGGCAGGCCCTTGA